A genomic region of Trifolium pratense cultivar HEN17-A07 linkage group LG3, ARS_RC_1.1, whole genome shotgun sequence contains the following coding sequences:
- the LOC123918950 gene encoding cell division protein FtsZ homolog 1, chloroplastic-like gives MAMLSLKTPNKLLSSSSIPTPISHTSLSSSSTLRNSISLNPRLITCNNEPLRRRFRPVSCSFDSIDNAKIKVVGVGGGGNNAVNRMIGCGLQGVDFYAINTDAQALLHSVAENPIKIGELLTRGLGTGGNPVLGEQAAEESKETIANALQGSDLVFVTAGMGGGTGSGAAPVVARISKEAGYLTVGVVTYPFSFEGRKRSLQALEAIENLQKNVDTLIVIPNDRLLDIADEQMPLTDSFRLADDVLRQGVQGISDIITIPGLVNVDFADVKAVMKDSGTAMLGVGVSSGKNRAEEAAEQATLAPLIGSSIQSATGIVYNITGGKDITLQEVNRVSQVVTSLADPSANIIFGAVVDDRYNGEIHVTIIATGFSQSFQKMLLTDPRAAKLLDRIPGGQESNQTSTPLKASNFSSTVASKAPPRKLFF, from the exons ATGGCTATGCTTTCTCTTAAAACCCCCAATAAGCTACTCTCATCTTCTTCCATTCCCACTCCAATTTCTCACACTTCACTCTCTTCTTCATCCACTCTTAGAAATTCTATTTCACTGAATCCTAGATTAATAACCTGTAATAATGAACCCCTACGACGTCGTTTTAGGCCCGTTTCATGCTCCTTTGATTCCATTGACAATGCTAAGATTAAGGTTGttggtgttggtggtggtggcaACAATGCCGTTAACCGCATGATTGGTTGTGGATTACAG gGTGTAGACTTTTATGCTATAAATACTGATGCTCAAGCATTGTTGCATTCTGTTGCTGAGAATCCTATCAAAATTGGAGAACTCTTGACTCGTGGATTAG GTACTGGTGGTAATCCAGTTTTGGGGGAACAAGCTGCTGAGGAATCAAAAGAAACTATTGCTAATGCTCTTCAGGGCTCAGATTTAGTGTTTGTAACTGCCGGTATGGGTGGAGGCACGGGTTCTGGGGCTGCCCCTGTCGTGGCTCGGATATCAAAAGAGGCTGGTTACTTGACCGTTGGTGTTGTTACCTATCCCTTCAGTTTTGAAGGACGCAAAAGATCCTTGCAG GCACTAGAAGCCATCGAAAATCTGCAGAAAAATGTGGATACACTTATAGTGATTCCAAATGACCGTCTGCTTGACATAGCTGATGAGCAAATGCCTCTGACGGATTCTTTCCGTCTTGCTGATGATGTTCTACGACAAGGAGTACAGGGAATATCAGACATCATAACA ATACCTGGTCTTGTAAATGTGGATTTTGCTGATGTAAAAGCTGTGATGAAAGACTCTGGAACTGCAATGCTTGGAGTAGGTGTTTCCTCCGGTAAAAACCGTGCAGAAGAAGCTGCAGAACAAGCTACTTTGGCACCTTTAATAGGATCATCTATTCAGTCAGCTACAGGGATAGTGTATAATATTACTGGAGGAAAAGACATAACTCTTCAGGAAGTGAACAGAGTATCTCAG GTTGTGACAAGTTTAGCCGATCCTTCTGCCAATATTATATTTGGAGCTGTTGTTGATGATCGCTACAATGGTGAGATTCACGTGACTATCATTGCAACTGGCTTCTCACAGTCCTTCCAAAAGATGCTACTAACAGATCCAAGGGCTGCAAAGCTTCTTGACAGAATACCTGGGGGCCAAGAAAGCAATCAAACATCTACTCCCCTTAAAGCCtcaaacttttcatcaacagtTGCATCTAAAGCACCCCCACGAAAACTCTTCTTTTAG